A genomic segment from Nocardia cyriacigeorgica GUH-2 encodes:
- a CDS encoding heme oxygenase (biliverdin-producing) gives MSHGPDVSETEHAAAEPVPFSAQIRRATARQHEEAENSSFISDMLGGELGVESYLRYTGQLWFIYRALEGRWDSLAEDPIAGPFIRPELARTAELERDLAHLAGPRWRDGLEPLAATAAYAARIDDCAREWPGGYVAHHYTRYLGDLSGGQVIRGTAEKLWNLPHRGDGVRFYVFDGVGNPAAFKREYRALLDRMPLDDLERRRVLDEGQRAFAMNTAVFEELAEEFPTRRPS, from the coding sequence ATGTCGCATGGTCCGGATGTGTCGGAGACCGAGCACGCCGCCGCGGAGCCGGTGCCCTTCTCGGCGCAGATCCGCCGCGCCACCGCCCGTCAGCACGAAGAGGCGGAGAACTCCTCGTTCATCTCCGACATGCTCGGCGGCGAACTCGGTGTCGAGTCCTACCTGCGCTACACCGGCCAGTTGTGGTTCATCTACCGTGCGCTGGAGGGCCGCTGGGACAGCCTGGCCGAGGACCCGATCGCGGGGCCGTTCATCCGTCCCGAGCTGGCCCGCACCGCCGAACTCGAACGCGATCTCGCCCACCTGGCCGGACCGCGGTGGCGCGATGGGCTCGAACCGCTGGCCGCCACCGCCGCCTACGCCGCACGGATCGATGACTGCGCCCGCGAGTGGCCCGGCGGCTATGTGGCCCACCACTACACCCGCTATCTCGGCGATCTGTCCGGTGGGCAGGTCATCCGCGGCACCGCCGAGAAGCTGTGGAATCTGCCGCATCGCGGTGACGGTGTGCGCTTCTACGTCTTCGACGGTGTCGGCAACCCGGCCGCGTTCAAGCGCGAGTACCGGGCGCTGCTGGATCGGATGCCGCTCGACGATCTGGAACGGCGCCGGGTGCTGGACGAGGGCCAGCGGGCCTTCGCGATGAATACCGCCGTGTTCGAGGAACTGGCCGAGGAATTCCCGACGCGTCGTCCGTCCTGA
- a CDS encoding threonine/serine ThrE exporter family protein — MAIGAPSGGDTGEPPVVDFAARGPRRRRILRLPVVTQAFGRLVGDRQATADTIVAAPTPLQPIDLTDDAKVAEVLDLAVRMGEVVLASGTSVNDTTTTVRFIAATYGLARCDVDVTFDAIRIWADRGRSLPPASSMRIVHYRGMDFTRLAAVDRLTRRIRTQVVDPEDARAALDAITSAPHPYPRWMATFGWSLLAASIAVLLGAGALVAVVSFAATAAIDRVNRVLNRYGLPFFFQHMVGGAIAATPAIVLATLAEPLGIDVDPTLIIAAGITVLLSGLQLVGSVQDAITGSPITAAARMLEVVMMTGGIVAGIALALRVGQILGATSPPLDLTPARVFTDLPVKLLAGAMAALAYALACYAERRALVAAALSGAVGTVVFLLVQHAGFGPVVSSGAAATIIGLAGGLMARRALTPPLIVAVAGITPLLPGLSVYRGLYGTLNDELLIGANQLLAALGVGCALAAGVTLGEWFDRTVVRPPVLRRFGNLRRPIVRRRRRPAGLPPYLRKEIPPYLRKQK; from the coding sequence ATGGCAATCGGCGCGCCCTCGGGAGGAGACACCGGCGAACCACCGGTCGTGGATTTCGCCGCGCGCGGTCCGCGCCGGCGCAGAATCCTGCGACTGCCCGTGGTGACGCAGGCCTTCGGGCGCCTTGTCGGTGACCGTCAGGCCACCGCCGACACCATCGTCGCCGCCCCGACGCCGCTGCAGCCGATCGATCTCACCGACGACGCCAAGGTCGCCGAGGTGCTCGATCTCGCGGTGCGCATGGGTGAGGTGGTGCTCGCCTCCGGAACGTCGGTCAACGACACCACCACGACGGTGCGGTTCATCGCCGCCACCTACGGTCTGGCGCGCTGCGATGTCGATGTCACCTTCGACGCGATCCGCATCTGGGCCGACCGCGGGCGGTCGCTGCCGCCGGCCAGCAGCATGCGCATCGTGCACTACCGCGGGATGGACTTCACCCGGCTGGCCGCGGTCGACCGGCTGACCCGGCGCATCCGCACTCAGGTCGTCGATCCGGAGGACGCGCGCGCCGCCCTCGACGCCATCACCTCCGCGCCACATCCCTATCCGCGGTGGATGGCGACCTTCGGCTGGTCTTTGCTGGCCGCCTCGATCGCGGTGCTGCTCGGTGCCGGCGCGCTGGTGGCGGTGGTCAGTTTCGCCGCCACCGCGGCCATCGACCGGGTCAACCGGGTGCTCAACCGGTATGGGCTGCCGTTCTTCTTCCAGCACATGGTGGGCGGTGCGATCGCCGCCACACCCGCCATCGTGTTGGCGACCCTGGCCGAGCCGCTCGGCATCGATGTCGATCCCACGCTGATCATCGCGGCCGGCATCACGGTACTGCTGAGTGGTCTGCAACTGGTGGGCTCGGTGCAGGACGCGATCACCGGCAGTCCGATCACCGCGGCGGCGCGGATGCTCGAGGTGGTGATGATGACCGGCGGCATCGTCGCCGGGATCGCGCTTGCGCTGCGGGTCGGGCAGATCCTCGGCGCCACGTCACCGCCGCTGGATCTCACGCCCGCCCGGGTCTTCACCGATCTGCCGGTCAAACTGCTCGCCGGCGCGATGGCGGCGCTGGCCTACGCGCTGGCCTGTTATGCCGAGCGCCGGGCGCTGGTCGCGGCGGCGCTCAGCGGCGCGGTGGGCACGGTGGTCTTCCTGCTGGTGCAGCACGCCGGATTCGGGCCGGTGGTCTCCTCCGGCGCCGCGGCCACGATCATCGGCCTCGCCGGTGGTCTGATGGCCCGTCGTGCGCTGACGCCGCCGTTGATCGTCGCGGTCGCCGGCATCACCCCGCTGCTGCCGGGTCTGAGCGTCTACCGCGGCCTCTACGGCACCCTCAACGACGAGCTGCTGATCGGTGCGAATCAGTTGCTGGCCGCGCTCGGTGTGGGTTGCGCGCTGGCCGCGGGAGTCACCCTCGGTGAATGGTTCGACCGCACGGTGGTGCGCCCGCCGGTGCTGCGCCGCTTCGGCAACCTGCGCAGGCCCATCGTGCGGCGCCGGCGCCGGCCCGCCGGACTGCCGCCCTACCTGCGCAAGGAGATCCCGCCGTACCTGCGCAAGCAGAAATGA
- a CDS encoding phosphatase PAP2 family protein, with protein MIAAPGTGEPAARGPDTAPDAPIPDQAAALGTAALAGTITVTIPLSFPPDGGPTGLDQRVGEPISAALDPRPWVAEVLALASNTWVVIALMLAGAAWFGWQQQWWRAATMVAVPEVAAGLNTWALKPFWGRPLHDYLAYPSGHTVHLVAVATTFLVLIESLRARLVIAGCAVVAWVSAAIGMIALDYHHATDIIGGAGAAVAISVLLCSAIAQVQRRTARAG; from the coding sequence GTGATCGCAGCACCCGGAACGGGCGAACCCGCCGCGCGTGGACCGGATACCGCACCCGACGCGCCGATCCCCGACCAGGCCGCCGCGTTGGGCACCGCCGCGCTGGCGGGCACGATCACCGTCACGATTCCGCTGAGCTTCCCACCCGACGGCGGGCCCACCGGCCTGGATCAGCGCGTCGGCGAGCCGATCAGCGCCGCCCTCGATCCGCGGCCGTGGGTGGCGGAGGTGCTGGCGCTGGCGAGCAATACCTGGGTGGTGATCGCCTTGATGCTGGCCGGCGCCGCCTGGTTCGGCTGGCAGCAGCAGTGGTGGCGGGCGGCGACGATGGTGGCGGTGCCGGAGGTGGCGGCCGGACTCAATACCTGGGCGCTCAAACCGTTCTGGGGGCGTCCGCTGCACGACTATCTCGCCTACCCGAGCGGGCACACCGTGCATCTGGTGGCGGTCGCGACGACGTTCCTGGTGCTGATCGAATCCCTGCGCGCGCGGCTGGTGATCGCGGGATGCGCGGTGGTGGCGTGGGTGTCGGCGGCGATCGGCATGATCGCGCTCGACTATCACCACGCCACCGACATCATCGGCGGAGCCGGTGCGGCCGTCGCCATATCGGTGCTGCTGTGCTCGGCGATCGCCCAGGTGCAGCGCCGGACGGCGCGGGCCGGGTAA
- a CDS encoding SDR family oxidoreductase — protein MVSFIVTGGTGFLGRRVVQGILDNEPDARVHVLVRAESLTKFESLATRWRGSERVYPLVGDLTVDGLGLTEPAPAADHIIHLGAVYDMTADEATAHAANVRGTNSVLALAKQLGAVLHHVSSVAVAGDHRGQFFEEDFDLGQRLTSPYHRTKFAAEKMVRESEGVRWRVYRPAIVVGDSRTGEMDKIDGPYYFFPAIAALGGLPAELPLPLPDLGATNVVPVDYVAAAMVELVRRPGLDGRTFHLVNPCPQPFGEIYGALAAAAGAPSGMGPLPGSRRALSGLAHLPGVPAVRDFLLERLGIPAEVAPHVSFSAEFVSDSTRALLRGLTVPEFDSYAGRLWDYWRANLDPDRHRPASGEEIFAGRVVLITGASSGIGLATAHAVARRGATVLMVARGRTELEAAAEAVRADGGDAHAYSCDITDGEAVDALVTTILAEHGGVDYLVNNAGRSIRRAVVNSTDRMHDFERTMAVNYFGAVRLILALLPSMRERRFGHIVNISSIAVQTKVPRFAAYVASKSALDNFSEIAAVENRDAGITFTSVRMPLVRTPMIAPTDLYRSLPVPDPAQAADIVVRALVDRPDRIDTPVGTFAQAVELLMPSVKRTIMHQGYRIFGESKAAVGAAPRPEGPGAATADQLAERPRSPLTVLSPVLLPLMALPGPAARVARVVPGLHW, from the coding sequence ATGGTTTCTTTTATCGTGACAGGCGGTACCGGTTTTCTGGGTCGCCGTGTCGTGCAAGGAATTCTGGACAATGAGCCGGATGCCCGGGTGCATGTGCTGGTGCGCGCCGAATCGCTGACGAAGTTCGAGTCGCTGGCCACCCGCTGGCGCGGCAGCGAACGGGTGTACCCACTGGTCGGCGACCTCACCGTAGATGGCCTCGGGCTGACCGAGCCCGCGCCCGCCGCCGATCACATCATCCATCTCGGCGCGGTCTACGACATGACCGCCGACGAGGCCACCGCGCACGCGGCGAATGTGCGTGGCACGAATTCCGTTCTGGCACTGGCGAAACAACTCGGCGCGGTGCTGCATCACGTGTCGTCGGTCGCCGTCGCCGGTGATCATCGCGGCCAGTTCTTCGAGGAGGATTTCGACCTCGGGCAACGGCTCACCTCGCCGTACCATCGCACCAAATTCGCGGCCGAGAAAATGGTGCGCGAATCCGAGGGCGTGCGGTGGCGGGTGTATCGACCGGCGATCGTGGTCGGTGATTCGCGCACCGGCGAAATGGACAAGATCGACGGCCCCTACTACTTCTTCCCCGCCATCGCCGCGCTCGGCGGGCTGCCCGCCGAATTGCCGCTGCCGCTGCCCGATCTCGGCGCGACCAATGTGGTCCCGGTCGACTACGTCGCCGCGGCCATGGTGGAACTGGTGCGCCGGCCGGGCCTGGACGGGCGCACCTTCCACCTGGTGAATCCGTGCCCGCAGCCGTTCGGCGAGATCTACGGCGCGCTCGCGGCCGCGGCCGGCGCCCCCTCGGGTATGGGTCCGCTGCCGGGCAGCCGGCGCGCGTTGAGCGGGCTGGCGCATCTGCCCGGTGTGCCCGCGGTGCGCGATTTCCTGTTGGAGCGGCTGGGAATTCCGGCCGAGGTGGCGCCGCATGTGTCGTTCTCGGCGGAATTCGTCTCCGATTCCACCCGCGCGCTGCTGCGCGGACTGACGGTGCCGGAATTCGACAGCTACGCCGGACGGCTGTGGGACTACTGGCGGGCCAACCTGGACCCGGACCGGCACCGGCCCGCCTCGGGCGAGGAGATCTTCGCCGGTCGCGTCGTGCTCATCACCGGCGCGTCCTCGGGAATCGGGCTGGCCACCGCGCATGCCGTGGCGCGTCGCGGGGCGACGGTGCTGATGGTGGCGCGGGGCCGCACCGAATTGGAGGCGGCGGCCGAGGCAGTGCGTGCCGATGGCGGTGACGCTCATGCCTATTCGTGCGATATCACCGATGGCGAGGCGGTCGACGCGCTGGTCACCACGATTCTCGCCGAGCACGGCGGGGTCGATTACCTGGTGAACAATGCCGGCCGGTCGATTCGCCGCGCGGTGGTCAACTCCACCGATCGGATGCACGATTTCGAACGAACCATGGCGGTCAACTACTTCGGCGCCGTGCGGTTGATCCTGGCGCTGCTGCCGTCGATGCGCGAGCGCCGCTTCGGGCATATCGTCAATATCTCCTCGATCGCGGTGCAGACGAAGGTGCCGCGTTTTGCCGCCTATGTCGCCAGCAAGTCGGCGCTGGACAACTTCAGTGAGATCGCGGCGGTGGAGAATCGCGACGCGGGCATCACCTTCACCTCGGTGCGGATGCCGCTGGTGCGCACGCCGATGATCGCGCCGACCGATCTGTACCGTTCGCTGCCGGTGCCCGATCCGGCGCAGGCGGCCGACATCGTGGTGCGCGCGCTCGTCGATCGGCCGGACCGGATCGACACCCCGGTCGGCACCTTCGCGCAGGCGGTGGAGCTGCTGATGCCGTCGGTCAAGCGCACCATCATGCATCAGGGGTACCGGATCTTCGGCGAGTCCAAGGCGGCTGTGGGGGCGGCGCCGCGGCCGGAAGGTCCCGGCGCGGCGACCGCCGATCAGCTCGCCGAACGGCCGCGTAGCCCGTTGACGGTCTTGTCGCCGGTCCTGCTGCCGCTCATGGCATTGCCGGGTCCGGCGGCACGAGTGGCGCGGGTGGTGCCCGGCCTGCACTGGTAA
- a CDS encoding nuclease-related domain-containing protein: protein MQNSAGTNAERALLDWLRTWKDPGSPHGVATINCSLFHQDTLHQFDAVIWTPTSCVVIEAEALMARQEGVLQIPLNGAWTVSGEPAVWENTDRRTPLERSREHTFALQNWLAARGLGQRAVHGVALIVPMRGARIQIEQAWSDPSFDAILGDDPERLRHYFDTLAQAENHLWTANDVAIAFRGLGILPYLPAPQELLNEGFLGPIDITLWHGGPAQAQAEAYAEELAQAEREAAKSNVLQAPWYSPWKLYPPERGDVDFGRAFMRTTLAVGMVIAFAWVLWMVITAVLTYVP, encoded by the coding sequence GTGCAGAACAGCGCAGGCACCAATGCCGAACGGGCATTGCTCGACTGGCTGCGCACCTGGAAGGACCCGGGTAGCCCGCACGGCGTGGCCACCATCAATTGCAGCCTGTTCCATCAGGACACCCTGCATCAGTTCGATGCGGTGATCTGGACGCCGACCAGCTGTGTGGTGATCGAGGCCGAAGCGCTGATGGCGCGCCAGGAGGGCGTGCTCCAGATCCCGCTCAACGGGGCCTGGACGGTGTCGGGCGAGCCGGCCGTCTGGGAGAACACCGACCGGCGAACCCCACTGGAGCGCTCCCGCGAACACACCTTCGCCCTGCAGAACTGGCTGGCCGCCCGTGGGCTGGGCCAGCGCGCCGTGCACGGCGTTGCGCTGATCGTGCCGATGCGCGGGGCCCGGATCCAGATCGAACAGGCTTGGAGCGACCCGAGTTTCGACGCCATCCTCGGCGACGATCCGGAGCGGTTGCGGCACTATTTCGACACCCTGGCCCAGGCGGAGAACCACCTGTGGACAGCCAACGACGTCGCCATCGCCTTCCGCGGCCTCGGCATCCTGCCGTACCTACCCGCACCGCAGGAGCTGCTCAACGAGGGGTTCCTCGGCCCCATCGACATCACGCTGTGGCACGGCGGCCCGGCGCAGGCCCAGGCCGAGGCCTATGCCGAGGAGCTGGCGCAGGCCGAGCGCGAGGCCGCCAAGTCGAACGTGCTGCAAGCGCCCTGGTACAGCCCGTGGAAGCTGTATCCGCCGGAACGCGGCGACGTCGACTTCGGGCGCGCGTTCATGCGGACCACGCTGGCGGTCGGCATGGTCATCGCCTTCGCGTGGGTGCTGTGGATGGTCATCACCGCGGTTCTGACCTACGTCCCGTAG
- a CDS encoding acyl-CoA dehydrogenase, which translates to MATGSASTADHLREALDGPWGEVRQQAREQLVGDRFAGDPALDYRAARARVLEQMRALAGMGLAERGFRRENGGTGEPGAAVVGLEMLAYTDLSLWVKSGVQWGLFGGAVENLGTERHRDFIKRLISLDLLGCFAMTESGHGSDVANLETTATYDPATQEFVVHTPTPSARKDYIGGAAEHARMAAVFAQLITAEGNHGVHCLLVPIRDEQGNDLPGVTTSDCGLKGGLPGVDNGRIVFDHVRVPRENLLNRYADVAPDGTYSSEIENPSRRFFTTLGTLVRGRVSVGGAAAAGARVALSIAGRYALKRRQFGDPDDGGEILLLDYRNHQRRLLPLIARSYALAFAQNDLVRRMHLVQTGQDLDPGAQRALEKRAAGLKVAQTRHATRAIQECREACGGAGYLTENRLVTLKADTDVFTTFEGDNVVLTQLVAKELLTAYSDEVRDLDALGWVRFAATMAGDVVRKRSGVRQLIQTLRDRGDESVDEGDLSKRAVQLQLFADREDYLVRTAAHRLRARAEETSPFEAFNNAQDHILAAGSAHIDRLVLEAFIEGISGIDDPDARELAETVCDLFVYATLEENLSWFIMHRFMSVERGKAVRRGVNELVDRLRPDALTLIEAMGVPESMLRAAMLDDASVYERQ; encoded by the coding sequence ATGGCTACCGGCAGCGCATCGACGGCAGATCACCTACGTGAAGCCCTGGACGGACCGTGGGGCGAGGTCAGGCAACAGGCGCGGGAGCAGTTGGTCGGCGACCGGTTCGCAGGCGATCCCGCACTCGACTATCGCGCGGCGCGGGCCCGGGTGCTCGAGCAGATGCGGGCGCTGGCCGGAATGGGTCTGGCCGAACGCGGCTTCCGGCGGGAGAACGGGGGTACCGGCGAGCCGGGTGCGGCCGTCGTCGGGCTGGAGATGCTGGCCTACACCGACCTGTCGCTGTGGGTGAAATCGGGTGTGCAGTGGGGCCTGTTCGGCGGGGCGGTGGAAAACCTCGGCACCGAGCGGCACCGCGATTTCATCAAGCGACTGATCTCGCTGGATCTGCTCGGCTGCTTCGCGATGACCGAATCCGGGCACGGCAGCGACGTCGCCAACCTCGAGACCACCGCCACCTACGATCCGGCGACCCAGGAATTCGTGGTGCACACCCCGACCCCGTCGGCGCGCAAGGACTACATCGGCGGTGCGGCCGAACATGCCCGGATGGCAGCGGTTTTCGCGCAACTCATCACCGCCGAGGGCAATCACGGCGTGCACTGTCTGCTGGTGCCCATCCGGGATGAGCAGGGCAACGACCTGCCCGGCGTCACCACCTCCGACTGCGGTCTCAAGGGTGGGCTGCCCGGGGTCGACAACGGCCGCATCGTCTTCGATCACGTGCGCGTGCCCCGCGAGAACCTGCTCAACCGCTACGCCGACGTCGCCCCCGACGGCACCTACAGCTCCGAGATCGAGAACCCGAGCCGCCGCTTCTTCACCACCCTCGGCACCCTGGTCCGCGGCCGGGTCAGCGTGGGCGGTGCCGCGGCCGCGGGCGCCCGGGTAGCGCTGAGCATCGCCGGCCGGTACGCCCTGAAGCGGCGCCAGTTCGGCGATCCCGACGACGGCGGTGAGATCCTGCTGCTGGACTACCGCAACCATCAGCGCAGGCTGCTGCCGCTCATCGCGCGCTCCTACGCGCTGGCCTTCGCGCAGAACGACCTGGTCCGCCGCATGCATCTGGTGCAGACCGGCCAGGACCTCGACCCGGGTGCCCAGCGCGCGCTGGAGAAGCGGGCCGCCGGCCTCAAGGTCGCCCAGACCCGGCACGCCACCCGGGCGATCCAGGAGTGCCGCGAGGCCTGCGGCGGCGCCGGCTACCTCACCGAGAACCGCCTCGTCACGCTCAAGGCCGACACCGACGTGTTCACCACCTTCGAAGGTGACAACGTCGTGCTGACCCAGCTGGTCGCCAAGGAACTACTGACCGCCTACTCCGACGAGGTGCGCGATCTGGACGCGCTGGGCTGGGTGCGCTTCGCCGCCACCATGGCCGGCGATGTGGTGCGCAAGCGGTCGGGGGTGCGTCAGCTGATCCAGACCCTGCGCGATCGCGGCGACGAATCCGTCGACGAGGGCGATCTGTCCAAGCGCGCAGTGCAGCTGCAATTGTTCGCCGACCGCGAGGACTATCTGGTCCGCACCGCGGCGCACCGGCTGCGCGCCCGGGCCGAGGAGACCAGCCCGTTCGAGGCGTTCAACAACGCCCAGGACCACATTCTCGCCGCGGGCTCGGCCCATATCGACCGGCTCGTGCTGGAGGCGTTCATCGAGGGCATCTCCGGAATCGACGACCCCGACGCCCGTGAGCTGGCGGAAACGGTCTGCGACCTGTTCGTCTACGCGACCCTGGAAGAGAACCTGTCCTGGTTCATCATGCACCGGTTCATGTCGGTGGAGCGGGGCAAGGCGGTGCGCCGTGGAGTGAACGAACTCGTCGACCGGTTGCGCCCGGACGCGCTGACCCTTATCGAGGCGATGGGCGTCCCGGAATCGATGCTGCGGGCAGCCATGCTCGACGACGCGAGCGTGTACGAGCGGCAGTAG
- a CDS encoding IclR family transcriptional regulator — protein MTVEVPTHPGPGALQAGRDPAPRPEPPVSMIERMTLILDAFDGATPTLTLHQLVERTGLPRSTVHRILDQMIRLRWLAHAPGGYRLGLRVLELGGLAAGHNEIRDAVSPLLHDLCRRSDLDLVGHLGVLDGREVLYLDKVSGRNTPSVPTRLGGRMPAHSTALGKAMLAALEPSVVDASFRDRLPQLTARTIGDRVELHRELTRIRHRQGVAVDNEESVPGIGCVAVPVRRRGVAVAALSLSTRVGADRSATDISSQARMLMGLAREATDLLAARF, from the coding sequence TTGACGGTCGAGGTGCCGACTCACCCCGGTCCCGGTGCGTTGCAGGCCGGTCGGGATCCGGCGCCACGCCCCGAGCCTCCGGTCTCGATGATCGAGCGGATGACGCTCATCCTGGACGCCTTCGACGGCGCGACCCCGACGCTGACCCTGCACCAGCTGGTCGAACGCACCGGCCTGCCGCGCTCCACCGTGCACCGCATCCTCGATCAGATGATCCGGCTGCGCTGGCTCGCCCACGCCCCGGGCGGCTACCGCTTGGGGCTGCGGGTGCTCGAACTGGGCGGATTGGCCGCGGGGCACAACGAGATCCGCGACGCGGTGAGTCCACTGCTGCACGATCTGTGCCGGCGCAGCGACCTCGACCTCGTCGGGCACCTCGGTGTGCTGGACGGCCGCGAGGTCCTCTACCTGGACAAGGTGAGCGGCCGCAACACGCCGAGCGTGCCGACGCGCCTGGGCGGCCGGATGCCCGCGCACAGCACCGCCCTCGGCAAGGCCATGCTGGCCGCGCTGGAGCCGAGCGTGGTCGACGCCTCGTTCCGCGACCGGCTGCCGCAGCTGACCGCGCGCACCATCGGCGACCGCGTCGAACTGCACCGCGAACTCACCCGGATCCGGCACCGTCAGGGTGTCGCGGTCGACAACGAGGAATCGGTGCCGGGTATCGGTTGTGTCGCGGTCCCGGTGCGCCGGCGCGGTGTGGCGGTGGCGGCGTTGTCGCTGAGTACCCGGGTAGGCGCCGATCGGTCCGCGACCGACATCAGCAGTCAGGCCCGCATGCTCATGGGCCTGGCGCGGGAAGCGACGGATCTGCTCGCGGCGCGGTTCTGA
- a CDS encoding cutinase family protein, with protein sequence MAGQWGRANIRYASVVFAALMLALGLGYGSSAARADSCAAVEMVVARGTHEPGYLGAVVGDPLYAAVTAAVPLSVGAYAVRYPADLLDPASLSRGTSDLVDHLVERSAQCPGQRYIVSGYSQGALVVHGALGTGVMAMMPGLRQLPPVLAPRVAAVLLFGDPLRLNAWSIADMYAGRTRSYCAPGDPICELGATNPDAHVGYRDTIAAAADFAAYML encoded by the coding sequence ATGGCCGGTCAATGGGGACGGGCGAATATCCGTTATGCATCAGTAGTATTCGCGGCATTAATGCTCGCACTCGGTCTCGGATACGGGAGTTCCGCCGCACGCGCGGATTCCTGTGCCGCGGTCGAAATGGTGGTTGCCCGCGGCACACATGAGCCGGGGTATCTCGGTGCGGTGGTCGGTGATCCGCTGTACGCGGCGGTGACCGCGGCCGTACCGCTGAGTGTCGGGGCGTACGCGGTGCGGTATCCCGCGGACCTGCTCGATCCCGCGTCGTTGAGCCGCGGCACCAGCGATCTGGTCGACCACCTCGTCGAGCGATCCGCGCAATGCCCTGGTCAGCGCTATATCGTCAGCGGTTACTCACAAGGCGCGCTGGTGGTGCACGGCGCGCTGGGCACCGGCGTGATGGCGATGATGCCGGGCCTGCGTCAGCTGCCGCCGGTGCTGGCCCCGCGCGTCGCCGCGGTGCTGCTGTTCGGCGATCCGCTGCGCCTCAACGCGTGGTCGATCGCGGACATGTACGCCGGCCGGACCCGAAGCTATTGCGCCCCGGGCGATCCGATCTGTGAACTCGGCGCGACGAACCCGGACGCGCACGTCGGCTACCGCGACACCATCGCCGCGGCAGCCGACTTCGCCGCCTACATGCTCTGA
- a CDS encoding serine/threonine-protein kinase: protein MERRLAVGQEFAGYRVERLLGEGGMGQVYLAHDRDLPRMVALKLLSPVIGDDGEVRARFLREADTAARLAHPNIVAVYARGQEQDRLWMAIQYVEGTDVATALREGPIRPADAVRITEETAKALDHAHRSGVLHRDVKPANILLEWGPQRQVYLTDFGIAKALDNADGLTRTGELYASFHYAAPEQFELRADIDHRADVYALGCTLYYMLTGELPFPAAGTGQLIAAHLNAPVPRPSLHNPAVPPAFDDVIARAMAKNRDERYGSCGELAAAARRALAAPRNPVHHVTGPTMPSSPAAPSTAPVRHTTPNPAPASRTRKVRKPLAAALAAVAVFTGAAVAAVLLRGNDGQQPIPPTPPAGAQAAAEHAACEYSKLMATYDYDDPDGWEQRVYDGATGEWGTQAQGVLPMVGMLVASDPVRTRATDAECTATMSEADTVADVDVLLTQVNSPPGKPEETEQITMSTRMELVDGRWLCSRLVTPLLPN from the coding sequence GTGGAGCGACGGCTGGCGGTGGGGCAGGAGTTCGCCGGTTATCGGGTCGAACGGCTGCTCGGGGAGGGCGGCATGGGCCAGGTGTATTTGGCTCATGACCGGGATCTGCCCCGGATGGTGGCGTTGAAGCTGCTGAGTCCGGTGATCGGCGACGACGGGGAGGTGCGGGCGCGGTTTCTGCGGGAGGCCGATACCGCCGCGCGGCTGGCGCATCCGAATATCGTCGCGGTGTACGCGCGGGGGCAGGAGCAGGATCGGCTCTGGATGGCGATCCAGTACGTCGAGGGCACCGATGTGGCGACGGCGCTGCGGGAGGGTCCCATCCGGCCCGCCGACGCGGTGCGGATCACCGAGGAAACGGCGAAGGCCCTCGATCACGCGCACCGGTCCGGTGTGTTGCACCGAGATGTCAAGCCCGCCAACATCCTGCTGGAATGGGGTCCGCAACGGCAGGTCTACCTGACCGATTTCGGAATCGCGAAGGCCCTCGACAATGCCGACGGACTGACCCGCACCGGTGAGCTGTACGCCAGCTTCCACTACGCCGCGCCGGAGCAGTTCGAGTTGCGCGCCGATATCGACCACCGCGCCGACGTCTACGCTCTCGGCTGCACCCTCTACTACATGCTCACCGGTGAACTGCCCTTTCCCGCCGCCGGCACCGGCCAGCTCATCGCCGCCCATCTCAACGCACCGGTGCCGCGCCCGAGCCTGCACAACCCGGCCGTGCCGCCGGCCTTCGACGACGTCATCGCCCGCGCCATGGCGAAGAACCGCGACGAAAGATACGGCAGCTGCGGTGAACTGGCGGCCGCTGCCCGCCGGGCTTTGGCCGCCCCGCGCAACCCGGTACACCACGTCACCGGACCGACGATGCCCTCGTCGCCCGCTGCTCCGAGTACCGCCCCGGTCCGGCATACCACGCCGAATCCAGCGCCGGCCTCGCGCACGCGCAAGGTGCGTAAACCACTGGCCGCCGCCCTCGCCGCCGTCGCGGTCTTCACCGGGGCCGCCGTCGCCGCGGTGCTGTTGCGCGGCAACGATGGGCAGCAACCCATTCCACCCACCCCGCCCGCCGGCGCACAGGCCGCCGCGGAACACGCCGCCTGCGAATACAGCAAGCTCATGGCCACCTACGACTACGACGACCCCGACGGCTGGGAGCAACGCGTCTACGACGGCGCCACCGGCGAATGGGGAACCCAGGCCCAGGGCGTACTGCCGATGGTCGGCATGCTGGTCGCCTCCGACCCGGTCCGCACCCGCGCCACCGACGCCGAATGCACCGCCACCATGAGCGAGGCCGACACCGTCGCCGACGTCGATGTGCTGCTCACCCAGGTCAACTCGCCGCCGGGCAAACCGGAGGAAACCGAGCAGATCACGATGTCCACCCGGATGGAGCTGGTCGACGGCCGGTGGCTGTGTAGCCGGCTCGTCACCCCGCTGCTGCCCAACTGA